Proteins from one uncultured Anaeromusa sp. genomic window:
- a CDS encoding TetR/AcrR family transcriptional regulator has product MARPPQDPQIRINEILDVAEPMFYANGYQETAISDIVKKMGVAQGTFYYYFKSKEDILEALINRHFSKFFSEAKVIARSPSFSPTQKIERVINEVFHMLNNNGEGLLFEYLYNDKSICFMDKLARQGKQQLHPVLLEIVESGVQCKVFQVANAVATVRVMLALLDSLLEAFYEGIADELLHAQFVLTESLLGQVLGLQGETLALNKNFK; this is encoded by the coding sequence ATGGCGCGACCTCCACAAGACCCGCAGATTCGCATTAATGAAATTCTTGATGTTGCGGAGCCTATGTTTTACGCCAATGGGTATCAGGAAACTGCAATCAGCGATATTGTCAAAAAAATGGGCGTAGCCCAGGGCACGTTTTACTATTATTTCAAATCGAAGGAAGATATCCTAGAGGCCTTGATTAATCGCCATTTTTCCAAGTTCTTTTCAGAAGCGAAAGTTATTGCCAGATCGCCTTCTTTTTCTCCGACGCAAAAAATTGAGCGTGTCATTAATGAAGTGTTTCATATGCTCAATAATAATGGTGAGGGCCTTTTGTTTGAGTATTTATATAATGATAAGTCCATTTGTTTTATGGATAAGCTGGCGCGGCAAGGCAAACAGCAGTTGCATCCGGTGTTGCTGGAGATTGTAGAAAGCGGCGTACAGTGCAAGGTGTTTCAGGTTGCAAATGCAGTGGCGACGGTTAGAGTCATGCTAGCGCTGTTAGACTCTTTGTTGGAAGCATTTTATGAGGGGATTGCGGATGAGCTGTTGCACGCTCAATTTGTGCTTACCGAAAGCCTGCTGGGACAGGTACTCGGCTTGCAAGGGGAAACACTTGCTTTGAATAAAAATTTCAAATAA